tgttgttcgttattgcaggtttcaaggaacgaattgatttcgtgtgttaactcttgtattgcaaccactattgttagtgaaattgaaagaggtaagattcaagaattaccattttgtggatgaatttatctgcatgtcgataactccatgctcctggtttcagaaaatgccGGCTTCCAGCGGTCATAGTTATTCATCCGGTTCTGACAAAGATCCCAAAGCTCCCATAGCTAAGCCGAGAGCCAAGTTAATTCGCGATGAGGGAGCAAAGCCCATCGTACCCTCGAATGAGCGTAGAGTTACTTTCGCCGAACTCGTGAAAAGAAAAGCCGAAGACGATGATAAAGATGCTCGTCAGCGCacaaaggatcgaatccggcgcaaaaTACAGAGAGTTGAGGAAAAACGCCAATTCTTAGACGGGGTACCCTCTGATTCTAATGCtgatgctgctgaagaagaaaccGCCTGGGGTTATCCTGATCAGTGTTCCAaagaattcgaaagtcccatgaacattgcagctgaagcggaagaagattcagattcagatgatgattttcATGCTCATCCAGACGTCACCAATAGTCATGACAGTGATTCCAAAGAAGAGGATTCTGAGAAGGATAGTGATGAAAACTCTGAGAAAGACAGTGATGACGAATCTGACAACTCAGATggatctgacgagtagctttacatctctttttttcttttttagtatttgaatactctcaatcttcgtagtagatgtcttcattccaacaactttattgaagtatttaggtcttccttttgaacgagagattttattaatgcaagttcttcttgattgaattaagcaaaccgagccactcttcatgccgaactcattgtaatctcccttaacccttgtggttcttcatcttatgaaaatatccaaacataagctgtatagtacatggggccgtgtgacttgccgatcacaattaaccttgg
This genomic stretch from Papaver somniferum cultivar HN1 chromosome 5, ASM357369v1, whole genome shotgun sequence harbors:
- the LOC113279105 gene encoding ribosomal L1 domain-containing protein CG13096-like — translated: MPASSGHSYSSGSDKDPKAPIAKPRAKLIRDEGAKPIVPSNERRVTFAELVKRKAEDDDKDARQRTKDRIRRKIQRVEEKRQFLDGVPSDSNADAAEEETAWDVTNSHDSDSKEEDSEKDSDENSEKDSDDESDNSDGSDE